The following proteins are encoded in a genomic region of Pyxicephalus adspersus chromosome 9, UCB_Pads_2.0, whole genome shotgun sequence:
- the LYVE1 gene encoding lymphatic vessel endothelial hyaluronic acid receptor 1 isoform X1 — MDSHLGFMFIILSLLLRNNLTNGSIDVKDLLPLKCRTAGVLLVEKKFNYTMAETACEALGLELASRANVEKAQKFGFETCSYGWVMEKYGVISRIQSNEKCGKGKTGVLTWTVPLTHSFSAYCFNSADVRINSCKPELMVTIPPTTIPTPPPPTTQPWIPGPRVRTTAWTTSQTKTAEPTTRPLPTTGPLPTTGLLPTTGLLPTTVPLPTTSTTTTPRETPPATTTKMATTLPTDGPTNPPEKPEARQSEKIVFGKLPTALLILALVFFIAAVVLAICYIRKYKTSMFFSKIKEEKETVETKVFRETTTADNTKEEEMSPNGKEEKPQNFEANTGTSVEAEV; from the exons ATGGATTCTCACCTTGGctttatgtttataattttatcGCTCCTCCTCAGGAATAACTTAACCAACGGTTCTATAGATGTTAAAG ACCTGCTACCATTAAAATGCAGAACAGCTGGCGTACTTCTAGTAGAGAAGAAGTTTAATTACACAATGGCGGAGACTGCATGTGAAGCTCTGGGGTTAGAACTCGCCAGCAGGGCCAATGTAGAGAAAGCTCAGAAGTTTGGCTTTGAGACATGCAG CTACGGCTGGGTGATGGAGAAATACGGAGTTATCTCACGGATTCAGAGCAATGAAAAATGCGGCAAAGGCAAAACAGGGGTTCTCACCTGGACCGTCCCGCTGACCCACAGCTTCAGTGCCTATTGTTTTAACTCTGCTG ATGTGCGGATCAATTCGTGCAAACCAGAGCTCATGGTAACCATACCGCCAACCACCATCCCCACACCGCCACCACCAACCACTCAACCATGGATTCCAGGACCTCGGGTGAGGACAACAGCCTGGACGACTTCACAGACAAAAACAGCAGAGCCAACCACCCGTCCATTGCCAACCACCGGTCCATTGCCAACCACCGGCTTATTGCCAACCACTGGCTTATTGCCAACCACTGTCCCACTGCCAACCACCTCAACAACAACAACACCAAGAGAGACCCCACCAGCTACGACGACAAAGATGGCAACTACACTGCCAACAGATGGACCAACCAACCCTCCAGAAAAACCTGAAGCCCGACAGAGCGAGAAGATCGTGTTTGGAA AATTACCAACTGCACTGCTGATCCTGGCATTAGTATTCTTCATAGCCGCCGTGGTGCTGGCCATCTGCTACATTAGAAA GTACAAAACCAGCATGTTCTTCAGCAAGATTAAAGAGGAAAAAGAGACTGTAGAAACCAAAGTCTTTAGGGAAACCACCACAGCTGATAacacaaaagaagaagaaatgagCCCAAATGGAAAGGAGGAGAAGCCACAAAACTTTGAGGCCAACACAGGAACCAGCGTGGAGGCGGAGGTGTAG
- the LYVE1 gene encoding lymphatic vessel endothelial hyaluronic acid receptor 1 isoform X2 codes for MAETACEALGLELASRANVEKAQKFGFETCSYGWVMEKYGVISRIQSNEKCGKGKTGVLTWTVPLTHSFSAYCFNSADVRINSCKPELMVTIPPTTIPTPPPPTTQPWIPGPRVRTTAWTTSQTKTAEPTTRPLPTTGPLPTTGLLPTTGLLPTTVPLPTTSTTTTPRETPPATTTKMATTLPTDGPTNPPEKPEARQSEKIVFGKLPTALLILALVFFIAAVVLAICYIRKYKTSMFFSKIKEEKETVETKVFRETTTADNTKEEEMSPNGKEEKPQNFEANTGTSVEAEV; via the exons ATGGCGGAGACTGCATGTGAAGCTCTGGGGTTAGAACTCGCCAGCAGGGCCAATGTAGAGAAAGCTCAGAAGTTTGGCTTTGAGACATGCAG CTACGGCTGGGTGATGGAGAAATACGGAGTTATCTCACGGATTCAGAGCAATGAAAAATGCGGCAAAGGCAAAACAGGGGTTCTCACCTGGACCGTCCCGCTGACCCACAGCTTCAGTGCCTATTGTTTTAACTCTGCTG ATGTGCGGATCAATTCGTGCAAACCAGAGCTCATGGTAACCATACCGCCAACCACCATCCCCACACCGCCACCACCAACCACTCAACCATGGATTCCAGGACCTCGGGTGAGGACAACAGCCTGGACGACTTCACAGACAAAAACAGCAGAGCCAACCACCCGTCCATTGCCAACCACCGGTCCATTGCCAACCACCGGCTTATTGCCAACCACTGGCTTATTGCCAACCACTGTCCCACTGCCAACCACCTCAACAACAACAACACCAAGAGAGACCCCACCAGCTACGACGACAAAGATGGCAACTACACTGCCAACAGATGGACCAACCAACCCTCCAGAAAAACCTGAAGCCCGACAGAGCGAGAAGATCGTGTTTGGAA AATTACCAACTGCACTGCTGATCCTGGCATTAGTATTCTTCATAGCCGCCGTGGTGCTGGCCATCTGCTACATTAGAAA GTACAAAACCAGCATGTTCTTCAGCAAGATTAAAGAGGAAAAAGAGACTGTAGAAACCAAAGTCTTTAGGGAAACCACCACAGCTGATAacacaaaagaagaagaaatgagCCCAAATGGAAAGGAGGAGAAGCCACAAAACTTTGAGGCCAACACAGGAACCAGCGTGGAGGCGGAGGTGTAG